AGGCTGGCATGGCAGATGTGTCTGGCTAAATCCACAAACCCGTGAGTGCTGCCTGAGTTTGGTTCCAAACGCTGAGATACTACCACAGCTTTTGAAGTTCACGGGAGTAAATCAAATAcaagtgtgtgtacgtctgtgagcgagcgagtgagagagagagcaagagagagattgtgtgtacgtgagagagAATATGcgtgagtgcatgagtgtgtgtgtgtgtgtgtgtgtgtgtgcgagcgcacATGTGCAgaagagagcaagtgagagtgtgtgtgtgtgtgtgtgtgtgtacctgtggtaGCAGGTAGGGATGACCACGGCGTATCCGGCGTAGGTGCCACCGAGGCAGCTCCCCAGCTCATGGAAGAGGCCAAGGGCCAGAGACTCTAATGGCAGCACCACCAGCAACACCCCCATAAACAACCCTTTATCgagctgagggagggagagggggagagagagagagagagagagagataaaaagaggagggggaggaggacacagagagagatttaaaaCACTTGTTAATTGAATCAAACCTTTACATTTCCGCACCCTTGTGACCCATAATATGCATTAGAACATCCAACAACCTATCAGATCCTCAGagttaaaagagaaagagaaagagagaaagagaaagagaaaaaagagagagagagagagaatgaacaacaATAGCAGAGAAGTGAGAGACAAACATGACATCATTTATGGTTCATCAAAACCATGTCAGGCCCAGGTTCATGCCAGCATCAGAAGCTTTGTGGTCTACACCCTGGTCATCAACATTGCCTGACAACAGATTACAGGGGCAAAGACATGGTCCACATCTGAGGAACAAAGACTGAGACAGAATTGATAGCAATGCTAACAGTCTCATCATGAACAGGTTGACAGCTTGTTGGGGAATCAGTATCGCAAAACTACCTCATCAAACTACTCAACTATGAGAGCTATGCGGAaccagagagaaggggggggggaactgagagagagacagagagggaaagactgaGATAGAGCTAGACAATAAAGACTGCACTGTCTATTCAGATGTGTATTTTGGGGAGCTTCAAGGCTGGGTTTGTTGAGGCTCTTTGTCAACACAAGCCCATATCGACAGCTAATTGAATTCACAACCACAAACAACGAGCAGACGCTGCAACGCTCCAGCCTTTTTACCGCACGCGGTGGTTGTACACAAACCACAGCATCCCCACCACCAGCCTTGTAGactatggagattttagtcttTAATGAAGATCGTGGTCTTCCAATCTGAGagcattatttattcatttcatgtacagattttgtaatgttttttttccccctcaaaacctgccctctctctcaaatagcCCCCTCCTATTAGTTAGAGGGTATGGTATGACATTGTCAAAAGTCTGGGATTCTGGTAGACTAAAGTCGACAAACGTTTTTGCACAATTTGATCAAGCCAACTCAACAAGGTACGTCAAATGCTCAATCAAATACGATGACTCACAAGGTGTAGTGGCATAAGCACAGAAAATTTTGAATAAACCTACCTACTTATCTAGCAATCAATGGAATGTAGAATGGGAGAGCATCATTAAACACAGTAAGACAAGGTGCCAAGAGAAGCCTTTAGCGGAGATCTCACTAaggcagaaagagtgagaatgagaaagagagagagagagagagagagagagagagagagagagagagagagagagagagagacagagaaggaatatgggggggggggggtcctctcaCCTGAGGCAGAGAgcgtcagagagtgtgtgtgagtgagtgtgcgtgtgcgagagagagagagagaaagaaagtgaaatgaaaatagagtgagagaggtggggaTGATCTCACCAGACTGGTTACCCAGGTGCTAATGACTCCAGCGAGGGCAGGGTGTGACAGGGCCACTGACTAACTTGTGAATGCAGTTCCATTCAGAAGTGGATCATTCAGACATTCAGCCTCAATAGAGTATAAAGGGCGGTCCACAGAATGGCAGCAGCAAATAGGCTAAAACTAGCCTGATGCTTGAAAGGTGCAGCTAAAATGATTCTCCCCAATAACTTGCTCCAATTAGGTCGACATATGGACTCTATACATCTCTCAACTCAATAGCAACACAAACATTTATGACTTATGAGAGTCATTGGTTTGCACTACTTAAGTTAGCTGAAAACATTTCACTGTACTTTGCCTATCTATAAATCTCCTTGCTTTTGAGGTGACATGATCTGAATAGGAAGCTTTTATTTTTACCTCAAGAAAGTTAtgccacagaaaaaaagaattaagATAATATTAATGTACAGGGAAATATAAACTACAGACATGGACAATGGATGATTAAATATTACAAATATGTGTAACGTCTGCATTGTGCATACAAGATTTTGTGCACATCATGTaaccagaaaacacacacacacacacacacacacacacacacacacacacacacacacacaatatcacacacacacatgcacaaaaccaAAGATCTTTTGAATACAAATGGATCTATGTACCCTCCAGCTCCAGTGCCCCACTCCCCCTTACCTGCCAGGACACGGCCCCCAGTATGGCTGTGGACAGCAGGCTGAAGAACATCAGTCTCTCCAACACCAGGCAGAAGTGGCGCATGCCCCTGGCCCCCATGACTCGGTCGATCGGCCGCAGCTCGGAGGCCTGAGCGCGGTGGGCCTTCTGGCACTCGCTGAGCTTGTTGTGGAAGCCCCAGAGCGACGCCAGGAACACTGCGTGGCACAGCACCCAGAACAGCCCGAACACGCAGAAACCCGGGATCACCAGGTACCACATCTCCAGGTTGCCCAGCTTGACAGCGCACAGTCCAAAGAAGGCCCCCTCGAGCAGTCCGAGCGGCAGCAGCGAGAGCATCCTCCAGAGGCGGCCCAGCGAGAGGAACGGGCGCCACCGCTCGGTGGGGGCCAACCCGTTGAAGTAGACGTCAAGCAGGGGGTCACACACTAGCCGGCCCAGGTAGCAGCCCAGCGCGAACGGGTTGGCCCGGATGTGCAAGGCCTGGAAGAAGAACGCGGACGTTACTATCGTGAAGCAGGCCAGGATGGGTAAGGCCAGGACAGACTTCATGCGCAGGTCCACCACGGTGGCGGCCAGGGCCAACACCAGGGCCAAGAGTGCTGCCGGCTTCTCCAGCTTCAGGGTGGTGCTGGCAATGCCAAAacccagcagctccagcagctcctcGGAGGTGAGCAGCGCGGGACAGTAGCGGGCGCTGCCCCCGATGCGCTCCGTCAGCGCCCAGAGCACGCGGGCGGACACGCTTGCCAAGAGGAGGTAGTTGGCCACCTGCTCCTTGACCTCGGCCTCCAGCGCCGGGCTGTTGATGAAGCAGAGGAGGCCCTGCAGGAAGCCGATCCACAGGTGGAAGAGGCTCAAGCTGGCTGACTCCATGGAGAAGTAGTAGTAGAGAATGCTGGCGATGCCCAGCACAAACAGGCCCAGAATGAAGATGACCAGGATCATGGGCTCGGAAGATAGCTCCCAGCGCACGTACATGCCCAGACACACGGCCACCATCAGGTTCAGGCTGGACAGGTAGCCCAGGCAGCGAACCGACGACGCCCACACGTCCCCCTTTTTGGGCGCATCCTCCTCGGTCGCCTCTTCCAAGCTGCTCATGGTTATGGATGAGGTGGAGTTTAGGACAAAGCGCAGGAGTCTAGGGCGCCGTCCGCTAACTAAGAGGGGGTCTCTTCTTGCTCACATGTCAGCGACTGCAGATTACAACCATTTAAAATATGTTAATACAAATATCAATATGTTCAGAGGTGACTAATACCTCTGGTCAGCGTTTATCTCACCAGGGTCGAATAGCAATAACAGTTAGGTTAAGCTAGTTCCTTAGAATTTGATATAGCCTAAGGTATAACATCAATCCATCGCTAACGTAACTGTCTTcatttaataattaaaaagcaaacGTAATAACATTTTAGAAAGCTACATTTAGCTCTGTATCAGTCACAGCCCGAGTTGAGTGTACGTGGCTCTGATATCAACATGTCTTAACGTTAGCTCATCCAATCAATCAAACTTCTGACGCTATGGTCCCTGGCCACTGATCAGTTGACGTTATAACTAACttttgtcgttttttttttcttatttgttATTCTTTCCCAATCTGTTATTCTTTCACTCAAGAGAGTATGCCATATCACAAATGCTTCTCCAAAATATATCTACGTTTGCATTTAGTGACCGAGGCCTACAAAATATTAAGtttgctgactgactgacagtcGTTTGCAATTGACTGCACTCCATAGTTAAAGTCCAACAACGGCTGATGTGGCAAATTCAACTGGCTAGTAATCTCGCACGTTGTCACTACGTGTAACTGACTGACCGTGTCAGCATTCATATTTATATAGACAAATATAAAAGAATAGTTTGTGAATGTTGAAATCTGTCACAGAAAATGCAATACTTACACTCGTTAAACAACTTTCTCTCAGTTCGCCACATTTCCGCACTTCTAACTACGGTGTGTCGAGAAGGACAGTCTTAGCATCCAAACCAAGGGAAATGCACAAACGCTTTATTTCCCCCGGTTGTTCCGAGaggtttatgttatgttttatgttttattgatGTATCTATGTACATTATGTGTATAGATATTTTAATTTAAGTGTAGCCCGTTCAAACTTTGATCATATAATCTCTATAAATCTACAAAGAGTAGCTTGTTATGCTTTTTCATTTACAATATGGTTTCTGAGCCTACTAAGTTATAAAGGTTTTCTTTAAATATTCAGTAATTGTGTTCAAAATATACCTAAGGACAAAGAAATGTTCTGGCAGTGGTATGAGGTTGTGATATTTTCAAATTTCGTCACGTTATTCATTTGACATTTGAGGAGACCTGCAAACCTACCTTGCTTGACCTTTCTACAGCCATGCAATGAGCTGATATCAGGTAGTAATGATATGTctcgcctgctctctctctctctctctctctctctctctctcgctcacacacacacacacacacacacacacacacacacacacacacatacatatacacgcaGATTACCATCCCCTATAAAAATGGCATGGTGAGCAGTGTGGCATCTTCTTCACAGGGGCACTGCGTAGGTAGAGGACTGAAAAGGCTGTGTAAACATAATGCAGGCTAAGCAGCTCACTCCCACACTCGATCCTGCAAGCCTCTCATCCTTCAAGATGGggagtaggggtggggggtggagcagacgagatggagggagaggggggagtttgggggtggggggggtgggggtggcatatgaagagaaagaagataaatatatatagatagagaaGGATGTAGagacaaggagggagagagaaagagagagagaaagatgataaGTAAACatagagaggaatggagagagagagagagagagagagagagagagagagagaatgtgtcaaATTATAGCCCATAGTGTGGGCTTTTCTCAGTGAGGATCCTGTCAGTCTGACAGCTATGTGACTCCCATCCTGAAGTGCACTGCCTTGTCAAACATCTGTTGGCCTAGTGCAATCCCCCCAGATTTTGTCACCATGAGGTCCAGTTGAGGACGGAGGCGTGAAATGCCTCCCCCTTGCACCTTTCCCATCATGCACTCCTcctcacaggagagagagagggagagagagagagagaaagagagagagagagagagagagagaggaagagagacggaTTATCACCGTGGACTGAACAATCTTGGGctgaggaaagaagaaaaaaaaaccttggcaGACTTGGCAGTGGACTCTAATTTTTTGGCTCTCAAGGAGAAATAAACCGACTGGCCTCCCAAGATCAAAAGCACATTTACTGCGTTACTAAGAGATGCTTTTTAAAAGGTTTATTTAGGATTTTCTGCTGATACAACATGATAAATACGGATAGGATGAACATCAAGGAGCGGGCTAATTCACTATCCTGGGGGCATTTGCCGTCTATAAAAAGCCTCCTTTCATTTCCTCAtaaagaggtgagagagaaacagagggagggagggatggagtgagaaagagggagagaaatagagaaacagTGGGTGGGTTTATGTTTGCCTCTGTGTGAAATTATCTGTgcatttctgtttcttttctgtatgtgtgtgtgtgtgtgtgtgtgtgtgtgtgtgtgtgtgtgtgtgtgtgtgtgtgtgtgtgtgtgtgtgtgtgtatgttacgtctgtatttgtgtgtgcatgtgtttgtgtgtgttggttgtgtgggtgcacagacattttgcctgtgtgtctgtatgcttaTCAGATCTAGAAAATAAACTCGCCCTGTAAACACCAGCAGTCTCTCCGGTGAGAGAgcgaaaggagagagagggagagagagagagagaaaggagattaATTTGTCTATATGGCACTCAGCATGTGGAAGATGGCTAACGCAGATTTAAGATCGATGTGAGCAGTGTGGGAAAGCAGGTCTATGCAGGAGCTGTGTGCGCTAAACCGTGCAAATATTTACaaagcatttattcatttagccaCTTTTATGCAAGCCAAATGTACATACACCTTAATATCACCGTTGCTGTGAATTGATGGCTAAAGAACTTTTCTTCAGAATAAAAACGTAGAACCTCTATGATGACATTTAGTTATTAATTTAGCACACTCCTATCTAAAACTCAGTTAGAATATAGTAGATATAGTAACAAAtagtgtaaatataaatgttcttCTGTATGCGACCTCCTTGGGAACTGAATCTATGATCTTGGTATTACTAGGACCTTGTTCCCAGTTGGGCTGCAGGAACATTATACACACTCAATGATTCTGTGGTGTGGtagttctctttctttttcgttGTACCTGTTTTTGATGTTTGTCCTCATTTATatcctaaaaaaaacacaaatgtttgttCTCTTTAATGGTAGAGAACAGCAGTTTTCAGAGCTGTAGATCTGGAACCTACGAAAAGACAGCGTGTACCAACTGAGATCaaggtgggggtgtggggggtggggggtggggggaggccAACTCAAAAAGCTAGAAGAACAAGCCACATGGCTGAATGCTGAGAAGGacatgagtgagagtgaggtgtgtgtgagagagaacaccgGCTAGAAAGAACAGCAGAGTGCATTGTAAGGTCATTGCCTTTTATAAATACACCCAATTAGTCCACTTCCCTCACCCTTTTTTCTCCTCAACAATAAAATATTCaggtcatttattttttaagtagGCCAGGGTTTTCAACAGGGGAATATGTGTGACTCTGAAATGCAAGGGTTAGTTTTCTTAATTAGAACTGAGAGTTAACTATGATGAAGTAATTTTCTTTCACAAACATCTacaaacactccctctctctctctctctctctctctctttctctctctctctctctctcacacacacacacgcacaaagacaaacacacactaacaaagtccacacattctttctctctcacacacatacatactaacaaagtccacacattctctcactcactctgtctctcacacacaagtacacacaaacacacacatacactaacagtCCACAtattccctcgctctctctttcggATGAATGGTCCCTGATTCTGTGATTGGATTCTAATTAATTTCTGATAAGTGAAATATTTTTCCACTGTTGTACTGGGAGGTTGCAGAATAAGATGATTAGGAGGAagatatctgtttgtgtgtgtgtgtgtgtgtgtgtgtgtgtgtgtgtgtgtgtgtgtgtgtgtgtgtgtgtgtgtgtgtgtgtgtgtgtgtgtgtgtgtgtgtgtgtgtgtgtgtgtgtgtgtgtgtgtgtgtgtgtgtgtgtgtgtgtgtgtgtgtgtgtgtctgtgtgtgaaagagagagtcagaaagTAACAGAGTATGTAAGTGTTCAAGAGTAAGAAAGTAAaacaggcagatagacagagagagagagagttacaatATTAATGAATAATGCAGTATGTGCTGATATTCAAATGTGTCACACACCTCCAGACCACCTGGACACCTGTGTGCTTGGCATCAGACAGGGAGATAAAGACGagggagcgcgagagagagagagagagagagagagaatgtgtgtgtgtgagagagagagagagagagagtgagagagagagtgtgtgtgtgtgtgtgtgagagagagagagcaaaataaTTCATTAACAAATATCAGCTGTTCTATGTCTCTATCTGTACCTCTCTTtgtcctttacacacacacacacacacacacacacacacacacacacacacacacacacaaacccaaaatAAATGATGAGGTCATTAGCCAACATAGTATAAAACTATCagctttattgttttgtttgcttgtttgctcATAGTAATTACCACATTTATTTGTCTAGCTTGCAATTGCCTTGGCCATAGAACAAGATAAATGAAGGGTAAGAGTTTAAGTTTGAGAAGGGGTTGGTGGGTTTGAGGAAGTGAGAGAATTAAACCATTAAACCATGCCACAATAAATATGCATGCCCGCACAGGGCAGAAAAagttaaaagaagaagaaaacagccTTGACCAAAGCAAACTTGGAATGGCACCCAGATAGGGGAAAGAGCCTTAGAAGCAGCCTTATCTCTTAGCTTAAAATGTGTGGGTTTGGATTTGTCTTGTTTGTTGACTTCTTCACTGTCTGTCAGCATGTTTGTTCACTTGATCATCTGTTTGTCCAGATGACCCTCAGCAATCCAAAGCCTCTTATGCTCGGGTGACCTTTGACACTCATCTAACCCCTGTTGTGGTCcggcttttattttgataagCCATCAGGAACAACCAAGGAGCCATCAGTTTAGATCTTCTTGGCATGGGTTCTAGATTTAGGGCGCTAGTGTCAGCCAGTTAGCATTTGCTACTTTGGTGCCAAGAAGTTTGTTGCCCACAGGCTGGTATCAATCATGCAGAAATTTGGCCATTTAAACAATAGTTAGAAGAacaattcattcatttctgattggacaagattcaTTTCATGAGGACTTTTCACCTCTAACAATTACTCGGCGGTTGATACAGTATACTTCAACTGTTTAATTGTACAACGTCAACATTCCATTTATTCTTAAAATGCAGAAGCGAGAGGGCAAAATGTGTGGCAACAGTTCTTTTTTCgagtgaggagggggagcaAATGGAGTAAGGggaataaacaaatgaatgtgcaATGTAAAGACAGGTGCAAATAGCCTCTCTGACTCAACTTGGCTGTAACAGTGACAGTATCTGTTGCTTGGCAACGCTGAACACAGAGAACTCTGGTTGTAACCATTTTTGAGGGCAAAAAATAAATAGGCTAAAGGAAACTAATAGAAACGAATGAAATAAATCACAATCGGGTGTCTTTAAACTCAATATGTTGGTGGTAGAACTGTTGTATAAAAGCAGTATGACACTCGTGTTTGTGGGGTGGGACACAACACCCTATGGCCGAATCACAGCTGCGGGAATATCCTTTCCCAACCCCACTCTCGCTCCTGAAATATTACCCAGCAGGTACTATCACAGGTGTGTTAAGAATATTGTAGAAGGAAATGACTGACGAAAGGTGGTCATCAGTCATGTGGTGTTTGCAGCTCACTTGATCGGCTCTTCATCACATTTTGGTGCCAAAGCCGAGCACCTCAAAAACAAGATGTCACTGATTGTTTTGAtactttttccttcttcctgggccgaagtagctagcatagcattgacCTTGGGAAGGAATGGGAGTTattatttctcactctctcgtGGTCTATATAATACCTCCATGGTTGACAGTGGGGAATGCAAGTAGGCATCACCTTGAGGTCATTGTTGGGGTCAGGTAATGGTCAGGGTCAGTGTTAGATGTCAGACAGTTAGATGTCAAGAGTTGAAAATCATGTCAAAAGTTTGTTTAATATGTGATCAACAGCTGCTGTAAAAGTGTTGATAGTTGACATAATGGACCATGGAAATAAACATATCAGCCtttatttcttctctctttctcacacaactCTATGTTTATCGCTCgttttctcctccttctgtcctcctctccagtAGTCCTGCAGAgctgagagatgaggaggaagaggaggaggaggatggacaGACAGGGGCTTGTGACACAACAAGACAGGTTCTGCATGGTGCCAACCATCTGCATAGATTTGTCATGATGAACCCAGACACATTCAACTCagttagatggagagagagagagagagagagagagagggaataaagggaagagagggagaaagtgagaaggagtgggagtgggggagaaaggacagagtggatgagagagaaagagagaggtagggaaaggaagaggtaggggaaaagagagagaggtggggggcaCTCAATCTCAAGCCTCATCTTTCCTGAAATCAATCAGATAGacgggagaggagtgtgtgtgtgtgtgtgtgtgtgtgtgtgtgtgtgtgtgtgtgtgtgtgtgcgagtgcgtgtgtgcgagtgcgtgtgtgcgtgtgtgtgtatacgtgtgtgtgcgagggctGGGGAGGCCAAATCAGCACCTAAATCAAAAGCTGTCAGACTCACTGGAGCTgtcagagagtgagatgaaTTTTAAAGCAGgttgactgaaaaataaatataaatatatgcccacacgcacacacacacccacacacacatgtatgcacaccgacatatatgtttacatacagtatacagacAACATGATGTAGGCCTATACTTGGAGGTataggcagatagatagatagatagatagatagatagagggtcTGCTCGAATAGatttacaaaaaacacattattttattAGATCGTGTCGTCTTGTTACAAAGGCAAAGGGATGGAGTTCTGGCTTGTTCTTTGGGTTTTGTAACTTTGCACTTTGCACTGAAGGCTATATGACACACCaaatgaaaggggaaaaaaacgggAAATCATTAAAGGTCAACATAATTGACACCATTGAATCATTCCGTGAAAAAGTCAACTCCATCTTCAGGCAGCCTACCTAAATGGTGTTGTTACTTACTaggtaaaagtgagctacagcTCAGCCTGCATCTTGACCGACCAGAGTAAGGTTCGAGCCACTGATCTCCAAATTTGATTGGATGTGTAATTCAAAGTCGGAGAGCGCTTCCTTATCGTTCATTTGTCCACAAAGTTAAGTAGCCTAATCTGGTTGACTATTTTAACAAAAGAGTGGCATTACATCTTGggtgtaaagagagagatgtcagCTTATGTCTACGTAAGAGGAATCAACTCGAGTTCATGAGCCAAAAGCTAAAAGGCGATTTTTCAAAGAGAAGAGGACAAGAGCAGTGATGGAACCGAATATTGGTATTCTACTGTTGTAAGAGACATGAACTAAGTGTCACAttgttttgtatctgtaacccatccccccccccatcatatTTTATCATATAGGCCTAGCTATTCctcagttttgtgtttttttcgtTTCAGACACCTCActccctgcccttgtgtgtgcccCCGTGTGGTGATTGTCTGTCCCACCTTGATTGTTTGCACCGGTTCCTAATCACCTagtgtgatggtctgtgtgttcctgtgtcttgTGGCCAGTTCGTCTAGTTTCCTCCGTGTTTCTAGCGTCCCAGCGATTTCCCCTTGCCTGTTGATTTTCTAGTTTTGCCGACCTCTGCCTGTTTAACTAATCCTGCTTTTGCCTTCTCCCGACCTGAACTACACCGAACCCTGTCGCCGGCTTCTCCttgttggatttgtttgcctgccTTTGGACTGTCTATCCGTTTACTGAACAACAAGCTTAGAGGGTGTCTCCATGCTGAAATAAACTATAGAAATCCTGACTACGTCTTCCGCTccgttcttcaagtttggcgtgctcattagattctatcagCAGACAGTGGGTAGTTACGTGACTGGCTAGTTGCGATGAG
The sequence above is drawn from the Clupea harengus chromosome 16, Ch_v2.0.2, whole genome shotgun sequence genome and encodes:
- the tmem168a gene encoding transmembrane protein 168-A, producing the protein MSSLEEATEEDAPKKGDVWASSVRCLGYLSSLNLMVAVCLGMYVRWELSSEPMILVIFILGLFVLGIASILYYYFSMESASLSLFHLWIGFLQGLLCFINSPALEAEVKEQVANYLLLASVSARVLWALTERIGGSARYCPALLTSEELLELLGFGIASTTLKLEKPAALLALVLALAATVVDLRMKSVLALPILACFTIVTSAFFFQALHIRANPFALGCYLGRLVCDPLLDVYFNGLAPTERWRPFLSLGRLWRMLSLLPLGLLEGAFFGLCAVKLGNLEMWYLVIPGFCVFGLFWVLCHAVFLASLWGFHNKLSECQKAHRAQASELRPIDRVMGARGMRHFCLVLERLMFFSLLSTAILGAVSWQLDKGLFMGVLLVVLPLESLALGLFHELGSCLGGTYAGYAVVIPTCYHSADGQPVLLPPEQVQELNARSTATLSAVQRLFSHHLIHTFGCDYSTSGLTLEALLAKLRAFLELQTAEGPRHDTYLLYYSGHTLRTGDWALAGGDTFRLDQLLVLWQERNAGHCSRLILVLDTDNSPPWVRSVRRVEGLYVAIQGTQLHATGGDPEAGDISPPCLGDFTAAWVDYLCSTTAGDGRPWAEHARPGVEADYGVSKPWADYTLHQPTASDVSSHWEAHFPRVTYPALAVANWCCALQPLWACDACMRCFRRLKLSWWPPSVLDTGQGIRLVHS